The Aquila chrysaetos chrysaetos chromosome 19, bAquChr1.4, whole genome shotgun sequence genome includes a region encoding these proteins:
- the LOC115353503 gene encoding uncharacterized protein LOC115353503 isoform X3, with protein sequence MKGNHTEITKKIVDGAAHHPIPGDQDTSESEGDDSEEENSKSLCTFSEGPEDPVTVCEEQPNGDDESLKEAALASRERFPVAVSEVSTMSNSALKNELPVESDSLLLIDVKPFSTENLTKNALDNEETNQRQKENLCCLKISNDENSIQVTEAISEDYNTPLSKENKLGSCQITCEPDMEAKLLSLNGEDKEISQCYNSNVHDNVPESNTEDKGALKAEENSSNAWAFFSVDLPTEELQLGFDTQVSLSSWSEDKFVGEQRPPKIKPKQTQVNSSTQLNCCQSNGGLVKENHQVTVTEEAGNVISKGLLASPAGEVHFDSLVEAGATFMQRSGEVTVPRNDAAPVTLKRKRYRRIVNLAPKFNLPRQIAGSTEGRKEIPIKDDVPPKGVLEVGQKSFLSEDRGEEREQDRALQEYSAPYSGTEAAYSLPALDADVLLNDISYIHSGLSSPMPEYSCGVCVVSGMKEEQARTLKQQQVVEKNEGESEQVSSEVTSSQPDILSSVEVVSEYPEGSSLLASCGENVHEADDPEPAEASQLEDNQDVNMKSSFLGLPLSLGFAFQLVQLFGAPGLPLESLLPDDYIVPLDWKVSKMIYLLWKTSVEEKQKTNGLQNRNALADNINSLEDVNKNHQENQGSSETLPEMELFQGVIEDNIMTYTSTGWLDAVFHQS encoded by the exons atgaaaggcaatcATACAGAAATTACGAAGAAAATAGTAGACGGAGCAGCTCATCATCCAATTCCAGGTGACCAGGACACATCAGAAAGTGAAGGGGATgattcagaagaagaaaacagcaaatcgTTGTGTACATTTAGTGAAGGTCCAGAGGATCCAGTAACAGTTTGTGAAGAGCAGCCTAATGGTGATGATGAAAGCCTAAAAGAAGCTGCACTGGCTTCAAGAGAAAGGTTTCCTGTCGCTGTGTCCGAGGTCTCAACAATGTCAAACAGTGCATTGAAAAATGAATTGCCTGTAGAAAGCGACAGTTTACTTCTAATAGATGTAAAACctttttctactgaaaacttAACCAAAAATGCATTGGATAATGAGGAAACAAatcaaaggcagaaagaaaatctttgttgCCTAAAAATAAGCAATGATGAAAATTCCATCCAGGTAACAGAAGCCATCTCTGAAGATTATAACACACCactaagcaaagaaaacaaacttggATCGTGTCAAATTACATGTGAACCTGACATGGAAGCTAAGCTGTTAAGTTTAAATGGTGAAGACAAAGAAATCTCCCAGTGCTACAATTCCAACGTACATGATAATGTGCCTGAAAGTAACACAGAGGACAAAGGTGcattaaaagcagaagagaatagCTCTAATgcctgggcttttttttcagttgatttACCTACTGAGGAATTGCAGCTGGGCTTTGATACAcaagtttctctctcttcttggTCTGAGGATAAATTTGTAGGTGAACAAAGACCCCCCAAAATTAAACCTAAACAGACTCAGGTGAACAGTTCAACGCAGCTAAACTGCTGTCAGTCAAATGGAGGATTGGTGAAGGAAAACCATCAGGTAACAGTAACTGAGGAGGCTGGCAATGTAATAAGCAAAGGTCTGTTGGCATCTCCAGCTGGTGAAGTGCACTTTGATTCCCTTGTGGAAGCCGGGGCCACCTTCATGCAGCGTTCAGGTGAAGTAACTGTTCCAAGAAATGATGCTGCACCAGTTACATTGAAGAggaaaagatacagaagaatTGTCAACTTGGCACCAAAGTTTAATCTACCAAGACAGATTGCTGGCAGtacagagggaaggaaggaaatccCAATAAAAGATGATGTTCCCCCAAAAGGTGTTTTGGAAGTGGGGCAAAAGAGCTTTCTAAGCGAGGACCGTGGAGAGGAACGTGAACAGGACCGTGCATTGCAGGAATATTCTGCACCTTACAGTGGCACCGAGGCAGCCTATTCCTTACCCGCCCTGGATGCAGATGTTCTGTTAAATGATATTTCTTACATTCATTCGGGACTATCTTCTCCTATGCCAGAATATTCCTGCGGGGTTTGTGTAGTTTCCGGGATGAAGGAGGAGCAAGCTAGAACTCTTAAGCAACAACAGGTAGTTGAAAAAAATGAGGGCGAGAGTGAACAAGTTTCTTCAGAGGTTACAAGTAGCCAACCAgatattttgtcttctgttgaaGTTGTTTCTGAATATCCAGAAGGTTCTAGCCTATTGGCAAGCTGCGGTGAAAATGTGCACGAAGCAGATGACCCTGAACCAGCAGAGGCCTCACAGCTTGAAGATAATCAAGATGTGAATATGAAATCTAGTTTTCTGGGACTTCCCTTATCATTAGGATTTGCTTTTCAACTTGTGCAGCTCTTTGGCGCTCCAGGTCTTCCACTAG aatcCTTGTTGCCAGACGATTATATAGTTCCTCTTGACTGGAAAGTTTCAAAGATGATCTATTTACTGTGGAAGACCTCTGTGGAG gaaaaacagaaaacaaatggattgcagaacagaaatgccTTGGCTG acAATATTAATAGTCTTGaagatgtaaataaaaatcaccaAGAGAATCAAGGCTCTTCTGAAACACTTCCAGAAATGGAGCTATTTCAAGGGGTGATAGAGGATAACATCATGACCTACACTAgcactggctggctggatgCTGTGTTTCATCAATCATGA
- the LOC115353503 gene encoding uncharacterized protein LOC115353503 isoform X1, with amino-acid sequence MAEHLPADEEWKTILKKDPGHLLTKAKQRKKRKRNKKMKGNHTEITKKIVDGAAHHPIPGDQDTSESEGDDSEEENSKSLCTFSEGPEDPVTVCEEQPNGDDESLKEAALASRERFPVAVSEVSTMSNSALKNELPVESDSLLLIDVKPFSTENLTKNALDNEETNQRQKENLCCLKISNDENSIQVTEAISEDYNTPLSKENKLGSCQITCEPDMEAKLLSLNGEDKEISQCYNSNVHDNVPESNTEDKGALKAEENSSNAWAFFSVDLPTEELQLGFDTQVSLSSWSEDKFVGEQRPPKIKPKQTQVNSSTQLNCCQSNGGLVKENHQVTVTEEAGNVISKGLLASPAGEVHFDSLVEAGATFMQRSGEVTVPRNDAAPVTLKRKRYRRIVNLAPKFNLPRQIAGSTEGRKEIPIKDDVPPKGVLEVGQKSFLSEDRGEEREQDRALQEYSAPYSGTEAAYSLPALDADVLLNDISYIHSGLSSPMPEYSCGVCVVSGMKEEQARTLKQQQVVEKNEGESEQVSSEVTSSQPDILSSVEVVSEYPEGSSLLASCGENVHEADDPEPAEASQLEDNQDVNMKSSFLGLPLSLGFAFQLVQLFGAPGLPLESLLPDDYIVPLDWKVSKMIYLLWKTSVEEKQKTNGLQNRNALADNINSLEDVNKNHQENQGSSETLPEMELFQGVIEDNIMTYTSTGWLDAVFHQS; translated from the exons GAAGACAATTTTAAAGAAGGACCCTGGGCACCTGTtgacaaaagcaaagcagaggaaaaagcgaaaaagaaacaagaaaatgaaaggcaatcATACAGAAATTACGAAGAAAATAGTAGACGGAGCAGCTCATCATCCAATTCCAGGTGACCAGGACACATCAGAAAGTGAAGGGGATgattcagaagaagaaaacagcaaatcgTTGTGTACATTTAGTGAAGGTCCAGAGGATCCAGTAACAGTTTGTGAAGAGCAGCCTAATGGTGATGATGAAAGCCTAAAAGAAGCTGCACTGGCTTCAAGAGAAAGGTTTCCTGTCGCTGTGTCCGAGGTCTCAACAATGTCAAACAGTGCATTGAAAAATGAATTGCCTGTAGAAAGCGACAGTTTACTTCTAATAGATGTAAAACctttttctactgaaaacttAACCAAAAATGCATTGGATAATGAGGAAACAAatcaaaggcagaaagaaaatctttgttgCCTAAAAATAAGCAATGATGAAAATTCCATCCAGGTAACAGAAGCCATCTCTGAAGATTATAACACACCactaagcaaagaaaacaaacttggATCGTGTCAAATTACATGTGAACCTGACATGGAAGCTAAGCTGTTAAGTTTAAATGGTGAAGACAAAGAAATCTCCCAGTGCTACAATTCCAACGTACATGATAATGTGCCTGAAAGTAACACAGAGGACAAAGGTGcattaaaagcagaagagaatagCTCTAATgcctgggcttttttttcagttgatttACCTACTGAGGAATTGCAGCTGGGCTTTGATACAcaagtttctctctcttcttggTCTGAGGATAAATTTGTAGGTGAACAAAGACCCCCCAAAATTAAACCTAAACAGACTCAGGTGAACAGTTCAACGCAGCTAAACTGCTGTCAGTCAAATGGAGGATTGGTGAAGGAAAACCATCAGGTAACAGTAACTGAGGAGGCTGGCAATGTAATAAGCAAAGGTCTGTTGGCATCTCCAGCTGGTGAAGTGCACTTTGATTCCCTTGTGGAAGCCGGGGCCACCTTCATGCAGCGTTCAGGTGAAGTAACTGTTCCAAGAAATGATGCTGCACCAGTTACATTGAAGAggaaaagatacagaagaatTGTCAACTTGGCACCAAAGTTTAATCTACCAAGACAGATTGCTGGCAGtacagagggaaggaaggaaatccCAATAAAAGATGATGTTCCCCCAAAAGGTGTTTTGGAAGTGGGGCAAAAGAGCTTTCTAAGCGAGGACCGTGGAGAGGAACGTGAACAGGACCGTGCATTGCAGGAATATTCTGCACCTTACAGTGGCACCGAGGCAGCCTATTCCTTACCCGCCCTGGATGCAGATGTTCTGTTAAATGATATTTCTTACATTCATTCGGGACTATCTTCTCCTATGCCAGAATATTCCTGCGGGGTTTGTGTAGTTTCCGGGATGAAGGAGGAGCAAGCTAGAACTCTTAAGCAACAACAGGTAGTTGAAAAAAATGAGGGCGAGAGTGAACAAGTTTCTTCAGAGGTTACAAGTAGCCAACCAgatattttgtcttctgttgaaGTTGTTTCTGAATATCCAGAAGGTTCTAGCCTATTGGCAAGCTGCGGTGAAAATGTGCACGAAGCAGATGACCCTGAACCAGCAGAGGCCTCACAGCTTGAAGATAATCAAGATGTGAATATGAAATCTAGTTTTCTGGGACTTCCCTTATCATTAGGATTTGCTTTTCAACTTGTGCAGCTCTTTGGCGCTCCAGGTCTTCCACTAG aatcCTTGTTGCCAGACGATTATATAGTTCCTCTTGACTGGAAAGTTTCAAAGATGATCTATTTACTGTGGAAGACCTCTGTGGAG gaaaaacagaaaacaaatggattgcagaacagaaatgccTTGGCTG acAATATTAATAGTCTTGaagatgtaaataaaaatcaccaAGAGAATCAAGGCTCTTCTGAAACACTTCCAGAAATGGAGCTATTTCAAGGGGTGATAGAGGATAACATCATGACCTACACTAgcactggctggctggatgCTGTGTTTCATCAATCATGA
- the LOC115353503 gene encoding uncharacterized protein LOC115353503 isoform X2 has translation MKTILKKDPGHLLTKAKQRKKRKRNKKMKGNHTEITKKIVDGAAHHPIPGDQDTSESEGDDSEEENSKSLCTFSEGPEDPVTVCEEQPNGDDESLKEAALASRERFPVAVSEVSTMSNSALKNELPVESDSLLLIDVKPFSTENLTKNALDNEETNQRQKENLCCLKISNDENSIQVTEAISEDYNTPLSKENKLGSCQITCEPDMEAKLLSLNGEDKEISQCYNSNVHDNVPESNTEDKGALKAEENSSNAWAFFSVDLPTEELQLGFDTQVSLSSWSEDKFVGEQRPPKIKPKQTQVNSSTQLNCCQSNGGLVKENHQVTVTEEAGNVISKGLLASPAGEVHFDSLVEAGATFMQRSGEVTVPRNDAAPVTLKRKRYRRIVNLAPKFNLPRQIAGSTEGRKEIPIKDDVPPKGVLEVGQKSFLSEDRGEEREQDRALQEYSAPYSGTEAAYSLPALDADVLLNDISYIHSGLSSPMPEYSCGVCVVSGMKEEQARTLKQQQVVEKNEGESEQVSSEVTSSQPDILSSVEVVSEYPEGSSLLASCGENVHEADDPEPAEASQLEDNQDVNMKSSFLGLPLSLGFAFQLVQLFGAPGLPLESLLPDDYIVPLDWKVSKMIYLLWKTSVEEKQKTNGLQNRNALADNINSLEDVNKNHQENQGSSETLPEMELFQGVIEDNIMTYTSTGWLDAVFHQS, from the exons AT GAAGACAATTTTAAAGAAGGACCCTGGGCACCTGTtgacaaaagcaaagcagaggaaaaagcgaaaaagaaacaagaaaatgaaaggcaatcATACAGAAATTACGAAGAAAATAGTAGACGGAGCAGCTCATCATCCAATTCCAGGTGACCAGGACACATCAGAAAGTGAAGGGGATgattcagaagaagaaaacagcaaatcgTTGTGTACATTTAGTGAAGGTCCAGAGGATCCAGTAACAGTTTGTGAAGAGCAGCCTAATGGTGATGATGAAAGCCTAAAAGAAGCTGCACTGGCTTCAAGAGAAAGGTTTCCTGTCGCTGTGTCCGAGGTCTCAACAATGTCAAACAGTGCATTGAAAAATGAATTGCCTGTAGAAAGCGACAGTTTACTTCTAATAGATGTAAAACctttttctactgaaaacttAACCAAAAATGCATTGGATAATGAGGAAACAAatcaaaggcagaaagaaaatctttgttgCCTAAAAATAAGCAATGATGAAAATTCCATCCAGGTAACAGAAGCCATCTCTGAAGATTATAACACACCactaagcaaagaaaacaaacttggATCGTGTCAAATTACATGTGAACCTGACATGGAAGCTAAGCTGTTAAGTTTAAATGGTGAAGACAAAGAAATCTCCCAGTGCTACAATTCCAACGTACATGATAATGTGCCTGAAAGTAACACAGAGGACAAAGGTGcattaaaagcagaagagaatagCTCTAATgcctgggcttttttttcagttgatttACCTACTGAGGAATTGCAGCTGGGCTTTGATACAcaagtttctctctcttcttggTCTGAGGATAAATTTGTAGGTGAACAAAGACCCCCCAAAATTAAACCTAAACAGACTCAGGTGAACAGTTCAACGCAGCTAAACTGCTGTCAGTCAAATGGAGGATTGGTGAAGGAAAACCATCAGGTAACAGTAACTGAGGAGGCTGGCAATGTAATAAGCAAAGGTCTGTTGGCATCTCCAGCTGGTGAAGTGCACTTTGATTCCCTTGTGGAAGCCGGGGCCACCTTCATGCAGCGTTCAGGTGAAGTAACTGTTCCAAGAAATGATGCTGCACCAGTTACATTGAAGAggaaaagatacagaagaatTGTCAACTTGGCACCAAAGTTTAATCTACCAAGACAGATTGCTGGCAGtacagagggaaggaaggaaatccCAATAAAAGATGATGTTCCCCCAAAAGGTGTTTTGGAAGTGGGGCAAAAGAGCTTTCTAAGCGAGGACCGTGGAGAGGAACGTGAACAGGACCGTGCATTGCAGGAATATTCTGCACCTTACAGTGGCACCGAGGCAGCCTATTCCTTACCCGCCCTGGATGCAGATGTTCTGTTAAATGATATTTCTTACATTCATTCGGGACTATCTTCTCCTATGCCAGAATATTCCTGCGGGGTTTGTGTAGTTTCCGGGATGAAGGAGGAGCAAGCTAGAACTCTTAAGCAACAACAGGTAGTTGAAAAAAATGAGGGCGAGAGTGAACAAGTTTCTTCAGAGGTTACAAGTAGCCAACCAgatattttgtcttctgttgaaGTTGTTTCTGAATATCCAGAAGGTTCTAGCCTATTGGCAAGCTGCGGTGAAAATGTGCACGAAGCAGATGACCCTGAACCAGCAGAGGCCTCACAGCTTGAAGATAATCAAGATGTGAATATGAAATCTAGTTTTCTGGGACTTCCCTTATCATTAGGATTTGCTTTTCAACTTGTGCAGCTCTTTGGCGCTCCAGGTCTTCCACTAG aatcCTTGTTGCCAGACGATTATATAGTTCCTCTTGACTGGAAAGTTTCAAAGATGATCTATTTACTGTGGAAGACCTCTGTGGAG gaaaaacagaaaacaaatggattgcagaacagaaatgccTTGGCTG acAATATTAATAGTCTTGaagatgtaaataaaaatcaccaAGAGAATCAAGGCTCTTCTGAAACACTTCCAGAAATGGAGCTATTTCAAGGGGTGATAGAGGATAACATCATGACCTACACTAgcactggctggctggatgCTGTGTTTCATCAATCATGA